acattttttaaatgttttttcatttgataataaattattataacttttgttACAGCTATCGGTTTCTGATATATTAATAGAGTTAtgtgttgttttatttgatttaattgacTTTGAAGATAACTTAGATGTGTTACAAAAAAGTTTAGCAGACGAATCACTTTCATccgtactataatttatttgattataaagaAGTGATTGACTTTTAGGTTTTTCGTTCAAATGgcttgtatttatttgtgtttttgatatattttgtttaagttttgaataaatttcatCATCAGAGCTACTTgtttcattttcaattttttcattaacatCAATTGTATGGCTAAAAtcttttatagataatttatgatCTCTACTACAGTTACTATCTGAATCGGATATCATTGATAATGTTGGTTTCAaactttctttaaatttttcacttttaatttggtttttacaATCATCTGTATCTTTCTTTTGAGgagtatctttttttttaatatttttagtactcAAACTTAACTTCAAcgaatttttaactgcttgttcatttgaatttttgcAATCATTAAGCATTtctttatctaaattatattcatgttGAGTATACACTGTGTTTTCTTCTTGATTGTCTTTACTACATTCATTATTAGAATTAACCAAATGTTTGGTAATATAAGCATTAGGTTTCATCTTATTTGTActaattgaattcaaaattgcatttactatttcatttgatttttgatgttttttagttgtttttttagattttccaggtttgtttgaaaatgaattattaaccAAGATGTTTTTTTGTCCAAGTTCACTGTCACTTATACTAGAATTACTTTGATggctattattatgatttattttattagcatcatctgaattttcattattattaacggaatcagcaattattttaagttgattatcattgttatagttatttttactattttctaaaatgtttaaagattgagaatgtttatttttagctaACGGATTAGGTAATTTAACGGAAGccaatgacttttttttttcaatactttttttagccaaatgtttttttaattgttctaattgcttatttctaattaaattgatGCTATTTACTGAATGTTCAGAATTTGAAATAGGAGTAGAACTAAATAATGGACTTTCaatgtgattattattgttaatgctGTTGCGAATACTGGATGATGTTCTAGAAGATTTATTTGTATGGCCTTCTTTGATACTGGATAACATAGCTTTCATTTTAGAAGAAAATTCAGAATCACTTTCTGAAAATTCTGAAGAACTATCAGCAGTATCCTTATGTTGTATAACAGTATTGGTGGTTACAGGTGATTTGTTAGTAGATTTATTATCACATAATTTAGAACTAGTTATCATATTGTTCATTTCAACTGAAGACTCAGAATCACTTGATGAAAGTTTTGAGGAAATTAAAGGACTAACTGTAAGATCTACCTTTTCTGCATGTTTAATAGtggtattaattgataatGGTGATGTTTTGGTAGATTCATCAGCACGTATTTTAGGCatacttatattgtttatatcagTTGAAGATTCAGAATCACTTAATGAAGATTTTGAAGGACTTACAGTATTCTTATTAAAAGATTTAGTAAAATCacttacaacattttttgagAATGAAGATTTAGGAGAACTGTCTTGTGTATTTATAAGGCTGTGACATTCATCCTTCCtgcaaattaaaacaaaataaatacataaatagtataattaatttttactgtaatattataatataattaagtttaaaattactttttaattatttctcctGTAATATGAGGAAGTTTTTTTGTGAGATCAAAAGATAAAACTTTAACATCAATCTTATCatcctttttaattttagatcctGACCACTGGTCATACGGTTCATTTTCAGGTCGTACTATTGAAACGTTGAACAAATTGTGTACTAAACAACTGACATGATTATCACTAGTTTGGTTTActatagctaaaaaaaaaaaaaaatcaaatatatgattaaaaaaaaatataataagactatatattatgagttattattagttattactaggGCTCGGAAATTGTAGGAGcaaaaaaggtaaaatatacacgataaaattgcaaaatatgcaaaaaaattattttaaatccaaaaatcaaatacatcAGATGttgctaataaattaataatatatataaaaactatttttaactgaaaaaaaaattatatctagttGGCATTTTTACATCTTATTgaggtgaaaataaaattaagaataattttcttcAATCATGTACAATCATTGACAGTAACGATAAACaaagaaacaataaatatatatttgcaatAAGATAGTACTATAAATCAGTATTTCGGCATGCTAGCGTGATAGACTAAATGTGTTTCATATCGCTGTTATTAACTTTGCAATTGACTATGGGGATAACAATAAACACCtttgttgataattttgagtttaattaaatataaatttaaatatacaggttaagaaagaaaaaaaaatctttaattttaaattttaaattttttaatttataatgtaatttttaaaaatatacgcataatatgcgtataaaatcaatgaaatatgCACTTTATTAGCTAAAATTGACAaagtatgcatttttaattttcaattttttaactctCCATTGTATATTTCAGATTTCTAGCAAGGTCTGCTATAAATTGAGAGCATACAGAGCAATATACAATTCCTATAACTTTCggaagttatattaataactaattaattcaaacaacttttaaaatttaaacttctttATGATCAtcgattatttaaactaaaactataaaataagtgaataattttatttcaaagatATTCTTGgtatcaaatacaaaaaaatactatatgtatttaaaattaaataattataatctatatgttattaattttaattgttataatcaataaacatttttttcggtAAATAACTCGTATACTTAGATTTGTTGACtccataaataaacataattcatACTTGTTAGGTagtcgaaaataaaatgtgttcatATACTTGAtaactcaaataaaaaaaaataatggaaatctcaatagtaaaataaacttaaatataacaatgcataattaaagaaattagAAATGAAACTATTCTCGATTTGCTAAATCTTATtacactaaaattatatttaatagtaataattaggtattctTATTATACTGATGAAATTGTAAACCATTAAAGCTAtgataaatggtataaaatcaaaactttagtatctagaaaattttttagaggatggttaaaatgtatatattatacctttttttatttggattaTGTAAATTGAGTGAATTTATTAGTGATtacaaacaataacaaaatacttttactatataacatacataggaattattttaaatttacaactgATAAATagatagtttatattaaaattagcaaattgggttatagatttttatcatttaactcATTTATAAGTATGTAAGTACTTATGTTAGTATcatattgaaatgtttttctGTTGCTTAAATAGCctgaatcaaaattaatgacGTACCTTCAATTATAGATCCAACTGGAGGTCTGAATATATAAACATCAACATTGACAACTACACTGATACAATGTCGGATATCAGCTGGAATAAGTTCATTTGAACTTATTTTACCAAATCCCATAATCAGTCCatttaaactgaaaatattaacaaaattaataactaaaaatgaacTGCATGCAACTAAGGAGACATTAATACCCACATGTGTTGTTTCCATCTTACTAACATACATCATACCAAATTTacgttcagcagaacacattttgtgatgtgaGCTTTAATATTAGCGTAAATTTTCCCTATCATCAaaattcttacctttaaatttgatgataggtaaatttacgttaatattaaagttcacatcacaaaatgtgttctgctgaacgtAAATTTGGTATGATGTAAgttagtaagacagaaacaacacatgcgggtataacgtccacttaatacaaataagataacaattaatagtataaacttTCAACTTACTCAGAACAGTatgtaaactttaaattttgaagttCATCTCTAATAGCCTTTGAAAACGCTTTTGGATTGCTAGGTGCTGCATGAAAACCAAGtttcaatttgtatttgtGGTCTTTGTGTAGATACACATGGTGAGGTAAATTATTGGGAtccatcatttttaaacaactcTAAAACGACATTCTAAAATTTACAGTATACAGCTTCAAACGGCTACATCACACATAACATTAACAAGTACTACTCGTATGGCCGCTCAGTACTACACCTAAGTATGTTATCAGTGGATTTACTTGAACGCATGTAattacgattaaaaataatatataagcgtctaaatagtaatagttaaaatcatcaataaaaactggatattattattttattatacaaataaaattcacaTTTATTACCAATCAtcacagaatataatattacattcaaatgtcggatagataaaaaataaaacaatttttacatagTACCATACCTTTTATTACTGATGGGCGCATGGCACGGAATTCTATGCTATTGGCGGGTGAAATGATATCatcttatcaataaatataaaccataaaagaaaaaaaaagaaaacacacCCGTTACACACGTTACAGAGGGAGATAACGGCAAAACGCCTATTGCGACGATAAGTTATTGCTTCGAATCATAGACGCATggctaagtataaatatataatttattttattatatatttttagcaatGCAtagacgtatattatacaatattatgttctgtGATATTGCTACAAATATAttggttaaaaattagaaaatttgtaTCGGATTGTATCGAATACTACGAACTAATtacatatgttaataaaaaaaaaaaaattcttttaaatttatttaaatacataatgcacTTTAGGTTATGGGCgaagaatgtattttttttatatcgatgtgtattttttacatgtatatttaaaaggtagttgaaaaaatgatttgattttGAGTGATTTCTGATAGCCAAAGTTTCTGaatttagtttgtattttagaaaagtcaaaattaaagattcccagtatttttaaaagtaatgggataaaaacaaacaaataattgtggaaaatggaaattttatgtaaaaccaattaaaaaaaaaaaaattaactggaaagtaaaatttttttttatgaataggtATTAGAAGTTAAAGTTTTTACGATATACGATATTCTTAGCTATTACTTcgtaaacgattttttttttgtaattcaaaaacgaataatctAAGTaagtacttgaaattttcacaaaatgtaaaaaatcattttttattgatgatatacttttcaaaaaaatattttgtttgaagtTACATATTGATAGACAAgataaattttctgatatcaatgatctatataaaaattcgttaaaattaCGAATagttgcaaattattttatagttaaaaaattcataaatacttttaattttatatctaagtttttaaaactgttaataagatttttcataattagttCTACTGTAACCATAAAATctgatgaatatttaatatataaaggtaattaatctttatagaaattttatgttaaatgtgaacgaaattattaatatgaagataaataactatgacaattaatttgttattatttaaaaatattatttatggaaaCCATTAATACGTTAAATGtaacgtaggtatattaaattattatgaattttactatatgcaaccatgacatttttgatttattttaagattatattatctatttatatattatattattattatatattatgaatctgTTTACACTGGTTTAcggtatttacaaaaatatgttattaaattttgagttatataatttgatataatattatgatttaaatttatattattataataattaaataataataaacctgataaacgtaatattttcgaaacaattatatcaatttaccgtaatatttaatgtaaaataagactttaatagctatataaaaaaatatatatcataaaatatattaagtgatatagtcgatatatatatatatgttcgcggtaaatactttattaaaacatattcttTCTATTTTGTAGCATGGGGAGTGCGGACTATCCACAatccaaatattattgattaatgattaagaattaattaaactaagaAAATtccacaattaaaaataaaatggttgtttattattaaataaaaacgcaaattaaaaataatataaaaaataaaagtagaatAGTCGCGTGGCGTGAAACGTGAAAGTGGCAAgtgttattatatgaatattatgaactCGACGTCTCAACGATATGGACGATATAAGAACTTTCGGAATTGAACgagaattattattgaaattcatGTGTAATTCACCTATCTAATCCATTTATCAAATCAAGGATATTTATttctcatttatttaaaacataatatttattaaacaaattaaattatagtaaaatattaaaataataatgattagggtaaaaactaaaaactaaatatatctgtaccaactatttaaaaaataaatgttttgtaagcagtattattgtaaaaaaacagGACGGATGAAGTAAATTCTCCGGGTTAAGTTAggttaattattagaatatactaaatgtctaaataaatgtctaatgtatttaaaaaaatttctttttgtaataataaatgcatgtattattaaaaaaattatctcccTCCCCTTAACACCCCCTCCAGAAATGTCAGacgacaataattttattaatttgattactgTTTGTGATGTTAAAGCAACGCCGCTTTTATCACACTTACTTGatcttgataatatatataattatatgaattatattgtcAGAAATACAGtgcaaacttaatttattgtcaTAATTGGCCATCAAAAATTAAGCCCCCTCCACCGAAAAAAATTCTGGTTACGGCACTGGAGCTgagcaattatttaataattatccatttttgaagaaaaagtaattttcaaaaagcgGAGTtcatatctttattttaaacttcttACTAtactactaattaatattctaataaatttaacagtgAGTGTTGATAAATAGTTGCAATTGTAACACtagaaacaatttatatagaagtttattatgatcaaaaaaataatatacatatatatatatatatatatatatatatatatatacaaatataattgtaaaatatttatttcctaTCTTATATGTTATAGATTACTGATAAAAGaggtgtatataaaatattaaaaatatattgttttacatactTCACTTAAACTTTAAGTGTTGCCCGGCGTAAAGTATAGGcaaaataagtacataactGTCCTGttctatattttacattttactattttagctCTTCGTATTTAAGTTCACCGAGGGATGTGGTTGGCAGTGAtgcaattattgtataatttttataatttattacggtTCCACTAGCTTTTGCCTAGAAATAACAACCAAAccctttttatcaaaaatatcaaatatggtTATTGTTGGataattattgacaataatgACAATTGACGATATTGTACGATACGAAACGTTGTCAACCAAATTTATCAGTAAGCAGTGTATGAACTACGAACATTGTcgcattgatatttaaatattaatatttttccatatttaaaattcttaaaatacaaatacagtaAATTCCCGTTACAACGAATACCAATACAACGAAAAATCCCGTTATAACGAAAGTCATAGAAGTCCTCTGCCGGAAAGCAGGGCTTATAAAGAGCGTATTCGAATTttcgttacaaaaaaaaaaaatcggtccCCTGGAGTTCGTTGTAACGggattttactatattataacaaagtaGGTATAGTATTTTCGATAACattattctgtattattatcttaaatcatcataaatatataaaccaaataccaataataatattatactttggtttttaatataatattattagtacaataaaattacttaggtATTCCTCAATAACGAATTACATTCAACACCTATTTTACAGCAAACCGGTAGCTTACTTCtttcctttttattatttaatttctgtgTGACGTAAAAgacaaaatgtataagaaatttaattttattatcactcataataaatacgtatatatctataataacgtAGTTTTTCTTGAAATCTATTGATTTCTCTTCGTTTGATCAGAAGCCCAGATAGCTCAGTCGGTAGAGCATTAGGCTTTTAACCTAAGGGTCCAGGGTTCGAGCCCCTGTCCGGGCggagttttttgttttttttttcaggttttgtaaaatatgtttttagagGTTTCGTTATTATCgataatttttgttcaaaaaaccttaagttttgataaaattaaagttagtttAAGATATCcgattttaattctaaaaaaaatttgaatttgacagaaaattgtttatagattGTACAGAatacttttgtaaaaattaaatcttatattaaaatgaagacCAGTGGCGTAGCCaagatgtttttaataattaaataaaataaatctataaccatgttaaaataataaaataattaaatgataatgattattatcacCAGTGCAGTCGATAACGTGAATACGGCATAACAGAATACATTTCACCACgaataaatgattgtattcctatattatatacattatatttttgataaaaatatggcCGAAGGGGTGGGATTTCAACACCCCCCTGGCTACGCCACTGATGAAGACAATGAAGTGTAAATAAAAtcttgaaaatatgaatttttttatatcatatttaaaattaaaattaaaaatggaaaGTGTTTTGTAAGATCTATAGACATTTTTCTGctgaattaaaatgtttttttcagaattaagATCAGACAACGTtaactaactttaattttgtaaaatcaatataagtaaattgtcGTAAAATTCttattgtgaatttttaatgttgttgAATTAATGACATGTACAAACGGCAAACGCACACGAGAGTGGCATCCGTCTGTTGCTCCAGCCGGTACCCTCATTGTATTTCACTCACactaataatcatttacaacTAACACATAGATCCCGGGCGGCtatgatgaaattataaattacctaatCATTGCCCCTTAAATCACAATgtacaaaatagtaaataaacgtGTGTATGAGTGTAACAGAATGACAACGATTGATTTTGACAGTTATTTCCTATGTCATCTAAGGCAGTTTATAAATAGGCGTGTTAACATTTTCTGAAgaatttatctaattaattaattattattacctattgttatttaactttCACATTTATCAAGTAATTTGCTATAAGTggataaaaatgtctaaacgTCTTGTAAATCAAGTACACTTTGACCAGAAGGCAGGAATGACACGACCAAAGATAAAAATCACATCCAATAACATACCACTTGAGGTTTAAGGCTTCggataaataatatcgtaaaagTCAGGcttttttttagtatgtaGTCAGACACATTTTGTGtagtgaacatttttatttagttgtgtCAAGGACGATATTTGTATTCAGTAATTCCTTACTAAAATCCAGAAGATTGgggaaaatattgtttgtgcagtccaaaaaaatcattataaaaaacccTGGTAAAAGTAtatcaatttacaaaaaaaatggataACAGTACAAAATTGGATCTGCtgaacgtatatattttatcatgttgTATACTCGTACATTCTTAAGACGAAACAATATACACACAGGTTCGCCGTCGTCTTAGTTCTTAAACTTTATATCCTATAATATAAAGCtactagatttaaaatataggtatgaagacaaatgatttaaaaattattgacaaatatattatcttgtccggataggtaaataaaaagtcttacctgaatattattatttattagtataacaaaaaataatttatacaa
This sequence is a window from Rhopalosiphum maidis isolate BTI-1 chromosome 1, ASM367621v3, whole genome shotgun sequence. Protein-coding genes within it:
- the LOC113549671 gene encoding protein PF14_0175; amino-acid sequence: MMDPNNLPHHVYLHKDHKYKLKLGFHAAPSNPKAFSKAIRDELQNLKFTYCSDLNGLIMGFGKISSNELIPADIRHCISVVVNVDVYIFRPPVGSIIEAIVNQTSDNHVSCLVHNLFNVSIVRPENEPYDQWSGSKIKKDDKIDVKVLSFDLTKKLPHITGEIIKKKDECHSLINTQDSSPKSSFSKNVVSDFTKSFNKNTVSPSKSSLSDSESSTDINNISMPKIRADESTKTSPLSINTTIKHAEKVDLTVSPLISSKLSSSDSESSVEMNNMITSSKLCDNKSTNKSPVTTNTVIQHKDTADSSSEFSESDSEFSSKMKAMLSSIKEGHTNKSSRTSSSIRNSINNNNHIESPLFSSTPISNSEHSVNSINLIRNKQLEQLKKHLAKKSIEKKKSLASVKLPNPLAKNKHSQSLNILENSKNNYNNDNQLKIIADSVNNNENSDDANKINHNNSHQSNSSISDSELGQKNILVNNSFSNKPGKSKKTTKKHQKSNEIVNAILNSISTNKMKPNAYITKHLVNSNNECSKDNQEENTVYTQHEYNLDKEMLNDCKNSNEQAVKNSLKLSLSTKNIKKKDTPQKKDTDDCKNQIKSEKFKESLKPTLSMISDSDSNCSRDHKLSIKDFSHTIDVNEKIENETSSSDDEIYSKLKQNISKTQINTSHLNEKPKSQSLLYNQINYSTDESDSSAKLFCNTSKLSSKSIKSNKTTHNSINISETDSCNKSYNNLLSNEKTFKKCKKKKKVNETSVLPQLSNEIVNKMDIIKHILEKDSSSDNEVTDLKNKTSDEKQQVNEKNSRKKPIKNVSKPNKNNGELNTDISNPFLKVYTTNVTSSSSDDETFDVNLKKSKVKSSGKKNVIPLVNEEKKKNILINQVLTSLKRNNKKQKLSVSQTNLNASEINDTITKDKPLLNTKNKKDVLKNIKISIGKQKPYVSNLNVHQKHNLSQLNTQPSDDDNTNDEKDVIKKILKKRKLKKTKKADILEQTMKINIPTELNKQKEIKKNLHIRSKSPKNSITNEEKCDKIKNKKKKRKNKDFLLNSIISALDDSLSDHPPSKKKKKVHALAVESYDSKDKNSDGNLSEVKIKKKKKSKHKEDVNLSDLTVKDKKKKKCDSLLESVSKNIQENEDDNTSVKVTKKKKVKSNPVCYETQSITTNKQSKINDKLEDKKVKNTGSSKKKTKKLLESQIKNFILTQDNTHLDNLYNLLSS